A region from the Tachyglossus aculeatus isolate mTacAcu1 chromosome 5, mTacAcu1.pri, whole genome shotgun sequence genome encodes:
- the UBE2J2 gene encoding ubiquitin-conjugating enzyme E2 J2 codes for MSAAGNKRAPTTATQRLKQDYLRIKKDPVPYICAEPLPSNILEWHYVVRGPETTPYEGGYYHGKLIFPREFPFKPPSIYMTTPNGRFKCNTRLCLSITDFHPDTWNPAWSVSTILTGLLSFMVERGPTLGSIETSDFTKRQLAAQSLAFNLKDKVFCELFPEVVEEMKQKQKAQDELSSHPQTLPLPDVVPDRGAHHGHNGIQLLNGHGPLAGPNQPGLQQANRNHGLLGGALANLFVIVGFAAFAYTVKYVLRSIAQE; via the exons ATGAGCGCCGCCGGTAACAAGCGAGCCCCGACCACAGCGACGCAGCGGCTGAAGCAGGACTACTTGCGCATCAAGAAAGACCCGGTGCCGTACATCTGTGCCGAGCCCCTCCCTTCCAATATCCTCGAGTG GCACTATGTGGTTCGTGGCCCGGAGACGACTCCTTATGAAG gTGGCTATTATCATGGAAAACTAATTTTCCCCAGAGAATTCCCTTTTAAACCTCCAAGTATTTATATGACGACCCCGAATGGAAGATTTAAGTGCAACACCAG GCTGTGTCTCTCGATCACTGACTTCCACCCGGACACGTGGAACCCAGCGTGGTCCGTGTCAACCATCTTGACGGGACTGCTCAGCTTTATGGTGGAGAGAggccccacgctgggcagcatCGAAACGTCCGACTTCACG aaAAGACAGCTGGCTGCACAGAGTTTAGCATTTAATTTAAAAGATAAAGTCTTCTGTGAGCTGTTTCCTGAAGTCGTAGAG GAGatgaaacagaaacagaaagcCCAGGATGAGCTCAGCAGCCACCCCCAGACCCTCCCGCTGCCCGACGTAGTCCCCGACCGGGGGGCTCATCACGGCCACAATGGCATCCAGCTTCTCAACGGGCACGGGCCGTTGGCCGGCCCCAACCAGCCGGGTCTCCAGCAGGCCAACCGGAACCACGGACTGCTGGGAGGCGCGCTGGCGAACTTGTTTGTCATCGTGGGCTTCGCCGCCTTCGCCTACACAGTCAAGTACGTGCTGCGAAGCATAGCGCAGGAATGA